The sequence below is a genomic window from Ignavibacteriales bacterium.
CGATTCTGGCGTATTTAGATTCATCAAGTTTATTACCGGGAAAAACCATAGAAACGGTTTTTATTTTTTCCTGTCCAACCTGCCGCATAAGCGATACAATTGCAGTGGAATCAATTCCGCCGGATAAAAAGCACCAACTTCAACATCGGATACTAAATGAGAACGAACGGAATCAAGCAGCGCGGTTCTTATTTTTTTCTTTGCATCGTTGTCATACTTTTGTTCAGTGATGAGTGATGAGTGATCAGTGATGAGTGATGAGGAATCAGTGATGAGTGATGAGTGAGCAGGAAACAGTGATGAGGGATCAGTGATGAGTGATGAGTTTTCCGTAAATAAATTATTAAAACTCCAATATTCACTGATCTCTAATTTCTGATCTCTGATTACTAAATAATGTCCCGGAAGAAGGGAAGATACTTCGTTATAAATGGTAAGAGGCGCAGGAACCGAACCTGTTTCTAAAAACGCATCAATACCTTTGCTGGAGATTGTAAGATTATTTTTATAATGCTTTATTGCTTTAAGCTCGAGGAAAAATAAATTCGTTGTCATTATTCAAATAATAAAAAGGTTTGATGCCAAAGCGGTCCCGCGCAGCAAAAGAGTTTTTTCTTTATCATCCCATATAGCAAAAGCAAACATACCGCGCAGCATATTCAGACAGTCTTTGCCGTACTTAATATATAGTTTGAGTATAACTTCCGTATCGCTGTTAGAAAGTAGTGATGAGTGATCAGTGATGGGTGATGAGTGATCAGTGATCAGTAAAGAATTTGATTCGTTCGACTGTTTACTGTTTACTATTAACTGCTTACTAAGCTCTTTGTAGTTGTAAATTTCTCCATTGTAAACAATTGTATATCTGCCATCTTGTGTTGTCATCGGCTGATGAGCAGAAGGGGAAAGATCGATAATTGAGAGTCGGAGGTGAGCTAATGCAACATTGGCATCTTTAGAAATGTAGATCCCTTTATCATCAGGTCCGCGATGAGCAAGAATATCCCTTGCGGCAAGCACTCTGCCTTCATCAATCTTATCTTTAGTATTAATTACACCGAATATGCCGCACATTTTAATCCGCCTCTGTATTGCTTTTTAAGAAAATGTTGATGATAAAGCCATAAACAAAAATATTAAAAAAAGAGGAAATGGTACACTTCCAACACCAACCCACCAGCCTTCAAATTGAGAATGAATGAGCATAGCTGCTAAGGCAGCAGTGAGGAGTGAGCAGTGAGGAGTGAGCAGTTTAAAACGTTTGAAAAGTAATTTTAAGGTAATATAAAATATCGGTAACAAGAAAAGTAGTAATCCTATCAATCCGGTTTCTTCAATTAAGGCTAAAACGGAGTTTCCTTTTTCGCGTATATATCTTCCATCTTCATAGTGGCTTCCGGTTGATATTGGAGTTTTAATGTTAGGAGCACTTACTCCATAACCCAAACCAAAAATACCTCCTAGTTTAGCTGCTTCTAAAGATGGTTCCCATAATATCATTCGCCTGTCAAGTATTCTTCCTCCGTCCTTATTTAATACTTCACTGATTGAATTATGAATTTGGGAAACGCTGAAGTACAAGACAAGTATTACAGTAAAAATCGAAAATAATACTGCAAATATTTTTTTTGATTTTGCAATTAACAGGTATGTAATAATTCCAACAAATAGAGCTAAAATAGCTGCACGGGAATAGGTGAGCAGGAGAAGTAATAGGTTAGAAGTAAGGAGTAAGAAAATAGACACAAAAATAAAATAATGCTTTTTGGAATTCTCTATGCGCTTGGCACTTTGCTCAATGCCCAAAGCAATTATCCCCGGAAGTGTAAAAAGAAGTGCAGCTGCAAGTGCGTTCTGATGCCCGGCAAAGCCCATAAAACCCAAACTGTTGCCGCCACTCCAATTTTCTGTAAGGGTGTTTGTAATTAATGCAGTAACCGAAATAATAATGATAAAGATATTTGCAGGTATTAAGAAACTAATACTTCCATTTGAAGAATTTCTTTTGAATAGGAGCACAGCAGCTAAAATTCCGGTGTACATAAAAATCAGAAAAACTGATCTCTGAAAAGTAATTATAGGATATAAAGACCAGATTGATGCAGCAAGTGTATAAAACGGAAATGCAAATATTATTATTGCCGATCTTAAATTAAGATATTTATATAGCTTAAAGTATATACCTAAGATTATACTAATTAAAAGCACAACGGGCACGATGTAATAAAGTGAACTTAATGCAGGGAAAGCACGGCTGACAATTCCAATGACAGCAAGAGTAAGAAGGTAATAGGTGCATTGCTTAATAAACGTTTTTTTACCGGGTAAATTATTCATCAGGGTAATTCCTGAATCTCTTTAGAAATGATTTCATCGGAAGCAATTAATTCTGCACTTTTATCTTTGAAAATTATAAATGCTTTTACAATCAATAAAATAAAAATGTAAGACCATACTGCTGTCAGGAGCGTACGATAATTGAATTCAGCAGCATAATTTTTTATAAAATAAAAAAGTACAAGAAAAATTAATATAATAACACTATAGTATATTGAAATAATTTTTTGTTTAGATGTATCCACCACTTTAAATAAGTAAGTATTAAGAGGAAAATGAAAAATTACATACAATGAGTAGCCTGTAATCATAAATGTAAAGATACTTGCAAATATTTCTCTTGAAATAGAAGACGGCAGCAGGGAAGGGAATACTTTTACTAATGTAATTATTCCAAAAGTGTATAAAGATATCAGCAGAACAGAAAATAAAAATCCTTTTTTCAAGATACGATTTTTATCCGGTTTAGGTTCTGCGAAGAGATATTTTTCTACGATGTTGCCTATATAGAAAATGGGTACGGTTAAACTCCAGGCAAATGTATATGCATTTGCAATATCCGCAGC
It includes:
- a CDS encoding O-antigen ligase family protein, which codes for MNNLPGKKTFIKQCTYYLLTLAVIGIVSRAFPALSSLYYIVPVVLLISIILGIYFKLYKYLNLRSAIIIFAFPFYTLAASIWSLYPIITFQRSVFLIFMYTGILAAVLLFKRNSSNGSISFLIPANIFIIIISVTALITNTLTENWSGGNSLGFMGFAGHQNALAAALLFTLPGIIALGIEQSAKRIENSKKHYFIFVSIFLLLTSNLLLLLLTYSRAAILALFVGIITYLLIAKSKKIFAVLFSIFTVILVLYFSVSQIHNSISEVLNKDGGRILDRRMILWEPSLEAAKLGGIFGLGYGVSAPNIKTPISTGSHYEDGRYIREKGNSVLALIEETGLIGLLLFLLPIFYITLKLLFKRFKLLTPHCSLLTAALAAMLIHSQFEGWWVGVGSVPFPLFLIFLFMALSSTFS